The following are encoded together in the Microterricola viridarii genome:
- the secE gene encoding preprotein translocase subunit SecE, translated as MARKVVDEPSEDVVANAKKDRETKRGPFARVSLFFKQVITELKKVVTPTRKELLNYTGVVLVFVVIMMALVSALDWVFALGVTWVFGTPAG; from the coding sequence GTGGCCCGAAAAGTTGTCGACGAACCCAGTGAGGATGTCGTCGCGAACGCCAAGAAAGACCGCGAGACCAAGCGCGGACCTTTCGCGCGGGTCAGCCTCTTCTTCAAGCAGGTCATCACTGAGCTCAAGAAGGTCGTAACTCCGACCCGCAAGGAGCTGCTCAACTACACCGGCGTTGTGCTGGTGTTCGTGGTCATCATGATGGCTCTGGTTTCCGCTCTGGACTGGGTGTTCGCACTCGGCGTGACGTGGGTCTTCGGTACTCCAGCGGGATAG
- a CDS encoding flavin monoamine oxidase family protein, giving the protein MKRRDFLIGSATGIALLALTACTPTAPSPKPTATRTPAPLPTGVPKPLRLQRSNWGTDPFARGSFSYPRVGSTEDQRAQLRGSLGERLYFAGEATASDAPGTVQGAQGSGLRAALEIADSAAHGERIAVIGAGIAGLTAARQLREAGFEVVVVEARDRLGGRIHSVEGGSWPVPVELGPLFVSADSTLLAGQLALAGVGIAPFTRTEEVRTAAGTIVGPSDAGSTALASAGKWANEHPPDVSVAQALVDSGAAASLSTEPDANGVAPIDWLGHELDTVLQPASGASADVVSAEQLGTLVAGAASMSQIVTGGEHGLAGLIDSLADGLDVLVSSPVSTVMWGENGVSLRLAQGESLSADRVLVTIPLGVLQQESTLFEPALPGWKLDAIDAIGMGTVDTVWVQFAEAFWATDATVLSTIGPDSGQQNTGTPSATPSDEPTATPGSADQTAGRNPVAYWTNLAPLTGSPILVGTIAAEFAAELGALSDDEFTARVLASLAPYSPGADALGATSPAP; this is encoded by the coding sequence ATGAAACGTCGTGACTTTCTGATCGGGTCAGCCACTGGCATCGCCCTCCTGGCGCTGACCGCGTGCACCCCGACCGCCCCGTCCCCGAAGCCGACAGCCACGCGCACGCCCGCGCCGCTGCCGACCGGCGTGCCGAAGCCGCTCCGGCTGCAACGCTCGAATTGGGGCACCGATCCGTTCGCCCGCGGCTCCTTCAGCTACCCCCGGGTCGGCAGCACGGAGGACCAGCGCGCGCAGCTGCGCGGCTCCCTCGGCGAACGGCTGTACTTCGCGGGCGAGGCCACGGCCAGTGACGCCCCCGGCACCGTGCAGGGCGCCCAGGGCTCCGGGCTGCGCGCGGCCCTCGAGATCGCCGATAGCGCCGCGCACGGCGAGCGCATCGCGGTCATCGGCGCCGGCATCGCCGGCCTGACTGCCGCCCGCCAGCTGCGCGAGGCCGGTTTCGAGGTGGTGGTCGTCGAGGCCCGCGACCGTCTCGGCGGCCGCATCCACAGCGTCGAGGGCGGAAGCTGGCCCGTTCCCGTCGAACTGGGCCCGCTCTTCGTCAGCGCCGACTCCACTCTGTTGGCCGGCCAGCTGGCCCTCGCCGGCGTTGGCATCGCGCCGTTCACGCGCACCGAAGAGGTGCGCACGGCGGCCGGCACCATCGTCGGCCCCTCCGACGCCGGCAGCACGGCGCTCGCCTCGGCCGGGAAGTGGGCGAACGAGCACCCGCCCGACGTCTCCGTGGCCCAGGCGCTCGTGGACTCCGGCGCGGCAGCCTCGCTCAGCACCGAGCCCGATGCCAACGGCGTCGCCCCGATCGACTGGCTCGGGCACGAACTCGACACGGTGCTGCAACCGGCGTCAGGGGCATCCGCAGACGTGGTCTCTGCCGAGCAGCTCGGCACCCTGGTCGCCGGTGCCGCATCGATGTCGCAGATCGTGACCGGCGGCGAGCACGGCCTCGCTGGGCTGATCGACTCGCTGGCCGACGGCCTGGACGTGCTCGTCAGCAGCCCGGTCTCGACGGTCATGTGGGGCGAGAACGGCGTGAGCCTGCGGCTGGCCCAGGGCGAGTCGCTGAGCGCCGACCGGGTGCTGGTGACAATCCCGCTCGGTGTGCTGCAGCAGGAATCGACGCTGTTCGAGCCGGCGCTGCCCGGCTGGAAGCTCGACGCGATCGACGCGATCGGCATGGGCACGGTCGACACGGTGTGGGTGCAGTTCGCCGAGGCGTTCTGGGCGACGGATGCCACCGTGCTCAGCACGATCGGCCCGGATTCCGGGCAGCAGAACACCGGCACCCCCTCCGCTACTCCGAGCGACGAGCCCACCGCGACCCCGGGCAGCGCGGACCAGACCGCCGGCCGCAACCCCGTCGCCTATTGGACGAACCTCGCCCCGTTGACCGGATCCCCGATCCTGGTCGGCACGATCGCTGCCGAGTTCGCCGCCGAACTCGGCGCTCTCTCTGACGACGAGTTCACTGCCAGGGTGCTGGCTTCTCTTGCGCCGTATTCTCCCGGAGCAGACGCTCTCGGAGCGACGTCGCCCGCGCCGTGA
- a CDS encoding Pr6Pr family membrane protein: protein MHRRAPEPPAPARGRQTPAATQRAPADAGGQPAERPTAERPRRLRIALGGYRLALAGLELLALFGNFNYVLGFSSFATNNFFSYFTIQSAMIAVVVLITGGITALLRPRDPHWLSIMRTVTMCYLLVSGIVFAVIVAQASSHAYRIEVPWSDTLLHFVVPVLALLGWFVDAVISPRSDPMPWSTLGWVLPFPTLWLVFTLVRGADVGWYPYFFLDPAQVGGPLGIAFYCLLVLGIFLGVSALLVAVSRKVTARATSLRERLLRENTAQEKPAPWQ from the coding sequence ATGCACCGCCGTGCCCCAGAGCCCCCAGCCCCAGCACGGGGCCGGCAGACTCCCGCGGCGACGCAACGGGCCCCGGCCGATGCGGGCGGCCAGCCTGCCGAGCGCCCAACGGCCGAGCGCCCGCGCAGGCTGCGCATTGCCCTCGGCGGCTACCGGCTGGCCCTGGCCGGGCTGGAGCTGCTGGCGCTGTTCGGCAACTTCAACTATGTGCTCGGCTTCTCCTCCTTCGCGACGAACAACTTCTTCAGCTACTTCACCATCCAGTCGGCGATGATCGCCGTCGTCGTGCTGATCACAGGCGGGATCACGGCGCTGCTGCGGCCGCGCGATCCGCACTGGCTCAGCATCATGCGCACGGTGACGATGTGTTATCTGCTCGTCTCCGGCATCGTCTTCGCCGTGATCGTGGCGCAGGCCTCGAGCCACGCCTACCGAATCGAGGTGCCGTGGTCAGACACCCTGCTGCACTTCGTGGTGCCCGTGCTGGCGCTGCTGGGCTGGTTCGTGGATGCCGTGATCAGCCCCCGCAGCGACCCGATGCCTTGGTCGACGCTCGGCTGGGTGCTGCCGTTCCCCACACTCTGGCTCGTCTTCACCCTCGTGCGTGGAGCGGATGTCGGCTGGTACCCGTACTTCTTCCTCGACCCGGCGCAGGTCGGCGGCCCGCTCGGCATCGCGTTCTACTGCCTGCTCGTGCTCGGCATCTTCCTCGGGGTGTCTGCGCTTCTGGTCGCGGTGAGCCGCAAGGTCACGGCGCGGGCGACGTCGCTCCGAGAGCGTCTGCTCCGGGAGAATACGGCGCAAGAGAAGCCAGCACCCTGGCAGTGA
- a CDS encoding pyridoxal phosphate-dependent aminotransferase produces MTETTRISARIAAIAESATLKVDGKAKALQAEGRPVISYAAGEPDFATPAHIVEAALAAVRDPKNYRYTPAAGLPELRDAIAAKTLRDSGLAVSPSQVIVTNGGKQAVYQAFQTLLDPGDEVLVPTPYWTTYPEAIKLAGGRQVDVFAGSDQNYLVTVEQLEAARTPRTKVLLFVSPSNPTGSVYSPEQTKAIGEWALENGLWVISDEIYQNLTYDGVKAVSIVEAVPELADRTILVNGVAKTYAMTGWRVGWMVGPADAIKGAANLQSHLSSNVSNISQRAAIEALTGPQDAVAEMRTAFDRRRKLIVSELSKIEGLNVPTPEGAFYVYPDVTGLLNREWAGVTPTTSLELADLILDKAEVAVVPGEAFGPSGFVRLSYALGDEPLLEGVQRLQRLFAV; encoded by the coding sequence GTGACCGAAACTACGCGTATCTCTGCCCGTATCGCCGCCATTGCCGAATCGGCGACCCTCAAAGTTGATGGCAAGGCCAAAGCCCTGCAAGCCGAGGGCCGCCCGGTCATCAGCTATGCCGCGGGTGAGCCCGATTTCGCCACCCCCGCACACATCGTGGAGGCGGCGCTGGCCGCCGTGCGCGACCCCAAGAACTACCGCTACACGCCGGCCGCCGGCCTGCCGGAACTGCGCGACGCCATCGCGGCGAAGACGCTGCGCGACTCGGGCCTGGCGGTCTCGCCCAGCCAGGTGATCGTCACCAACGGCGGCAAGCAGGCCGTCTACCAGGCGTTCCAGACGCTGCTCGACCCGGGCGACGAGGTTCTCGTTCCGACGCCGTACTGGACCACCTACCCGGAGGCGATCAAGCTGGCCGGCGGCCGTCAGGTCGACGTCTTCGCCGGCAGCGACCAGAACTACCTCGTCACCGTCGAGCAGCTTGAGGCCGCCCGCACCCCACGCACCAAGGTGCTGCTGTTCGTCTCGCCCTCCAACCCGACCGGCTCTGTCTACTCCCCGGAGCAGACCAAGGCCATCGGCGAGTGGGCGCTGGAGAACGGCCTCTGGGTGATCAGCGACGAGATCTACCAGAACCTCACCTACGACGGCGTCAAGGCCGTCTCGATCGTCGAGGCCGTGCCGGAGCTCGCCGACCGCACCATCCTGGTGAACGGCGTCGCCAAGACCTACGCCATGACGGGCTGGCGTGTGGGCTGGATGGTCGGCCCGGCCGACGCCATCAAGGGCGCGGCCAACCTGCAGTCGCACCTCAGCTCGAACGTGTCCAACATCTCCCAGCGCGCCGCCATCGAGGCGCTGACCGGCCCGCAGGACGCCGTCGCCGAGATGCGCACGGCCTTCGACCGCCGCCGCAAGCTGATCGTGTCTGAGCTGTCGAAGATCGAGGGCCTGAACGTGCCGACGCCGGAGGGCGCCTTCTACGTGTATCCGGATGTCACCGGGTTGCTCAACCGGGAGTGGGCCGGCGTCACGCCGACCACCTCGCTCGAGCTGGCCGACCTCATTCTGGACAAGGCCGAGGTGGCCGTCGTTCCCGGCGAGGCCTTCGGCCCGAGCGGTTTCGTGCGCCTCAGCTACGCGCTCGGTGACGAACCGCTTCTCGAGGGCGTGCAGCGCCTGCAGCGCCTGTTCGCCGTTTAG
- a CDS encoding ABC transporter ATP-binding protein, translating to MTTHTVNTALTNTAPTSAPALEITDAVLELGDGDGRVRALDSVSLRVQPGEFVAVVGPSGSGKSSLLAIAGALGKPDSGSVRVHGTDLATLNRAAAARFRLRNIGFVFQSGNLIPALSAADQLRLVARLAGNRTAEPEALLAELGMAHRSGHRPGQLSGGERQRVGIARALVNNPSLLLVDEPTAALDRDRSQEVVAILAERARRSAVAVVMVTHDRDVLGHCDRVLEMVDGRLSEVAAATAGSH from the coding sequence ATGACGACACACACCGTGAACACTGCTCTCACAAACACTGCCCCCACGAGCGCCCCGGCGCTGGAGATCACCGACGCCGTGCTGGAGCTGGGCGACGGCGACGGCCGGGTGCGCGCACTCGACTCCGTCTCGCTCCGCGTGCAGCCGGGAGAATTCGTGGCCGTCGTCGGCCCGTCCGGCTCCGGCAAGTCCTCACTGCTCGCCATCGCGGGCGCGCTGGGCAAGCCGGACTCCGGGTCCGTGCGCGTGCACGGCACCGACCTGGCCACGCTCAACCGAGCAGCCGCGGCCCGCTTCCGCCTGCGGAACATCGGCTTCGTCTTCCAGTCCGGCAACCTGATCCCCGCGCTGAGCGCCGCCGACCAGCTGCGGCTCGTGGCGCGCCTGGCCGGCAACCGCACGGCCGAGCCCGAGGCGCTGCTGGCCGAGCTGGGGATGGCGCACCGTTCGGGTCACCGCCCCGGGCAGCTCTCCGGCGGAGAGCGGCAACGGGTCGGCATCGCCCGCGCACTCGTGAACAACCCCTCCCTGCTGCTCGTCGACGAGCCGACGGCCGCCCTGGACAGGGATCGGAGCCAGGAAGTGGTCGCGATCCTCGCCGAGCGGGCCAGGCGCTCCGCTGTCGCCGTTGTGATGGTCACCCACGACCGCGACGTGCTCGGTCACTGCGACCGTGTGCTCGAGATGGTCGACGGCCGCCTCAGCGAGGTGGCCGCGGCCACGGCCGGATCCCACTAA
- a CDS encoding ABC transporter permease, producing MFLALRELRFARGRFALMGIVIALIAVLVVLLSGLSTGLVNDGVSGLKSMPATAFAFDEGTMTDNAFSRSLVDDDQLEYWAQAEGIESAEPMGVSIVNGTSDQGTQVDLTLFGVEPVGFLAPELSEGRGLGSPDGIVVSETARAAGLEVGSVVTLDRVGLELTVVGFTAGQATFGHVDVAYLPIDTWRLIASNTATPGVPTEASVLAADYPYSSVVALKAAAGSSIDIEAGDNAAGTMTMLRTEAFNASPGYEAETLTLSMIQTFLYAICALVVGAFFTVWTIQRTHEIAVLRAVGASSGCLLRDGLAQAAMLLIGFTAIGVAAGIGLGAAMPEAMPFELEAAPVAFASLLTIALGLLGAAVAVLRITRVDPITALGGQR from the coding sequence ATGTTCTTAGCGCTGCGCGAACTCAGGTTCGCCAGAGGGCGCTTCGCACTCATGGGAATTGTGATCGCCCTGATCGCTGTTCTCGTGGTGCTGCTGTCCGGCCTCTCGACCGGCCTCGTCAATGACGGGGTCTCTGGCCTGAAATCGATGCCGGCCACGGCGTTCGCCTTCGACGAGGGCACCATGACGGACAACGCGTTCAGTCGTTCGCTCGTCGATGACGATCAACTCGAGTACTGGGCGCAGGCCGAGGGCATCGAATCGGCTGAGCCGATGGGGGTGAGCATCGTCAACGGCACGAGTGATCAGGGCACGCAGGTCGATCTCACGCTCTTCGGCGTCGAACCCGTTGGCTTCCTCGCCCCCGAGCTCTCGGAGGGGCGCGGCCTCGGCTCTCCCGACGGCATCGTCGTCTCTGAGACCGCACGGGCCGCCGGACTCGAGGTCGGCAGTGTCGTCACCCTGGACCGTGTCGGCCTCGAGCTCACCGTCGTCGGCTTCACAGCCGGGCAGGCGACCTTCGGTCACGTCGATGTCGCCTATCTGCCGATCGACACGTGGCGTCTGATTGCATCGAACACGGCCACACCCGGTGTTCCGACGGAGGCCTCGGTGCTGGCCGCCGACTACCCGTACTCGAGCGTTGTGGCGCTCAAGGCCGCCGCCGGCTCCTCGATCGACATCGAGGCGGGCGACAACGCAGCCGGCACCATGACGATGCTGCGCACGGAGGCGTTCAACGCCTCACCGGGCTATGAGGCTGAGACTCTGACGCTGAGCATGATCCAGACGTTCCTCTACGCCATCTGCGCGCTCGTCGTCGGCGCCTTCTTCACCGTCTGGACCATCCAGCGCACCCATGAGATCGCCGTGCTGCGCGCCGTGGGCGCGTCGAGCGGATGCCTGCTGCGGGACGGACTCGCCCAGGCCGCCATGCTCCTCATTGGCTTCACCGCGATCGGTGTTGCAGCAGGCATCGGCCTCGGCGCCGCAATGCCGGAGGCCATGCCCTTCGAGCTGGAGGCGGCCCCCGTTGCCTTCGCCTCGCTGCTCACCATCGCACTCGGGCTTCTGGGCGCCGCCGTCGCGGTGCTCCGAATTACCCGCGTCGACCCGATCACAGCCCTCGGAGGCCAACGATGA
- a CDS encoding TetR/AcrR family transcriptional regulator: protein MPKISKPTVAEHRSAQRAALLEAAEAILVETGVAGVNPRTVCERAGLSRSSFYDYFPSKDDLLAAVAMRAFDEWGVEIEEALREAEPGIDQLSAYVAATMRMTADGKHAIAAELRGEELSPSKQEDIKALHDALLEPVRTVLEDLGVPDAAAQAYLVQGLLNTGVQLVTHGMAADDVTAKVMALLTRGLLV, encoded by the coding sequence ATGCCGAAGATATCCAAGCCGACGGTCGCCGAACATCGCAGTGCACAGCGTGCCGCGCTCCTCGAGGCCGCAGAGGCCATCCTGGTGGAGACGGGCGTTGCCGGTGTGAACCCGCGCACGGTCTGCGAGCGCGCGGGGCTGTCCCGCTCCAGCTTCTATGACTACTTCCCGTCCAAGGACGACCTGCTCGCAGCCGTTGCCATGCGCGCATTCGACGAGTGGGGGGTCGAGATTGAGGAGGCCCTGCGTGAGGCGGAGCCGGGCATCGACCAGCTCTCCGCGTACGTGGCCGCCACGATGCGGATGACGGCTGACGGCAAGCACGCCATCGCCGCCGAGCTGCGCGGCGAGGAGCTCTCGCCGAGCAAGCAGGAGGACATCAAGGCTCTCCACGATGCGCTGCTGGAGCCGGTGCGCACGGTGCTGGAGGATCTCGGAGTCCCGGATGCCGCGGCCCAGGCCTACCTGGTGCAGGGGCTGCTCAACACGGGCGTCCAGTTGGTGACCCATGGGATGGCTGCCGACGACGTCACCGCGAAGGTCATGGCGCTCCTCACTCGGGGGTTGCTCGTCTGA
- a CDS encoding LysR family transcriptional regulator ArgP: protein MQLHSDHLRTLAAVLDEGSFDGAARALNLTPSAVSQRIKAVEQQLGRVLLVRSKPIRATESGELVMRLARQFDQLEHETLSTLGVESGGQGPVTVPLAVNADSLGTWILPALAELSGSENVRFDLYREDQAHTVALLVAGTVMAAVTSAAEPVPGCIVRPLGAMQYRPMAAPAFAARWFPHGVTLEALAAAPVVNFDRRDDLQHDYVAMRFRRHAGSAGQGPDAAAVPRPPSHFVPSSADFAAAVALGLGWGMLPPLQVAERVESGALVDLDPGGGVGIPLYWQQWRLASGLLSRIGDAVEAAARAALQQV, encoded by the coding sequence ATGCAACTGCACTCCGACCACCTGCGCACGCTCGCCGCGGTGCTCGACGAGGGCAGCTTCGACGGCGCGGCCCGCGCGCTCAACCTCACGCCCTCGGCGGTCAGCCAGCGCATCAAGGCCGTGGAGCAGCAGCTCGGCCGCGTGCTGCTGGTGCGCTCGAAGCCGATCCGCGCCACGGAGTCGGGCGAGCTCGTCATGCGCCTGGCCCGCCAGTTCGACCAGCTGGAGCATGAGACCCTCTCGACGCTCGGCGTGGAGAGCGGCGGCCAGGGTCCGGTCACGGTGCCGCTGGCCGTCAACGCGGACTCGCTCGGCACCTGGATCCTGCCGGCCCTCGCCGAGCTGTCCGGCAGCGAGAACGTGCGCTTCGACCTGTACCGCGAAGACCAGGCCCACACCGTCGCGCTGCTCGTGGCCGGAACCGTGATGGCGGCCGTCACCTCGGCCGCCGAGCCCGTCCCCGGCTGCATCGTGCGTCCACTCGGCGCGATGCAGTACCGACCGATGGCCGCCCCCGCCTTCGCTGCCCGCTGGTTCCCGCACGGAGTCACGCTCGAGGCGCTCGCCGCAGCGCCGGTGGTGAACTTCGACCGCCGCGACGACCTGCAGCACGACTACGTGGCGATGCGTTTCCGGCGGCACGCGGGCAGTGCAGGGCAGGGGCCGGATGCGGCGGCGGTGCCGCGCCCGCCGAGCCACTTCGTGCCGTCATCCGCCGACTTCGCGGCCGCCGTCGCGCTGGGGCTCGGCTGGGGGATGCTGCCGCCGCTGCAGGTGGCCGAGCGCGTGGAGTCCGGGGCACTCGTCGACCTCGACCCGGGCGGGGGCGTCGGCATCCCGCTGTACTGGCAGCAGTGGCGGCTCGCCTCGGGGCTGCTCTCGCGCATCGGCGATGCCGTCGAGGCCGCCGCCCGCGCCGCACTCCAACAGGTCTGA
- a CDS encoding LysE/ArgO family amino acid transporter: MTPSLAPLFAGIGLGFSLIIAIGAQNVFVLRQGIRREHVLAVVILCAVSDAVLIVVGISGIGALLGQLPWLLPVARWAGALFLVGYGLLAARRALKPGSAGLLADAAGGEGEAAVADAAAEGAAGEAGVPGIRTATATRTRSARTTTGTLGAALATAFALTWLNPHVYLDTVFLLGSVANGHGDPGRWLFGVGAIIASCVWFTSLGFGARYLGRWLATPRAWRILDSVIAVLMVTLGVLLVVPH; this comes from the coding sequence GTGACCCCTTCTCTCGCTCCTCTGTTCGCCGGTATCGGCCTCGGCTTCTCGCTGATCATCGCGATCGGCGCGCAGAACGTGTTCGTGCTGCGCCAGGGCATCCGACGCGAGCACGTGCTGGCGGTTGTCATCCTCTGCGCAGTGTCTGACGCCGTACTGATCGTGGTCGGCATCAGCGGCATCGGCGCCCTGCTCGGGCAGCTTCCGTGGCTGCTGCCCGTCGCCCGCTGGGCCGGGGCACTCTTCCTCGTCGGCTACGGGCTGCTGGCCGCCCGCCGGGCGCTCAAGCCGGGCAGTGCCGGGCTGCTTGCCGACGCCGCCGGCGGCGAGGGCGAGGCTGCGGTGGCGGATGCCGCCGCCGAGGGCGCTGCCGGCGAGGCGGGTGTCCCCGGCATCCGCACAGCCACGGCCACCCGCACCCGGAGCGCGCGCACGACGACAGGCACGCTCGGCGCGGCCCTGGCCACGGCGTTCGCCCTCACCTGGTTGAACCCGCACGTGTACCTGGACACCGTGTTCCTGCTCGGCTCGGTCGCCAACGGGCACGGCGACCCCGGCCGCTGGCTGTTCGGCGTCGGCGCCATCATCGCCAGCTGCGTCTGGTTCACCTCGCTCGGCTTCGGCGCCCGCTACCTCGGCCGCTGGCTCGCCACCCCGCGCGCCTGGCGGATCCTCGACTCGGTGATCGCCGTGCTGATGGTGACGCTCGGCGTGCTCCTGGTGGTGCCGCACTAA
- a CDS encoding ABC transporter substrate-binding protein: MRARFVLPTVSAAVLLLTGCVDNSLPEITGADARVAAATVNEAAAALLPQDVADSGVLAIGTAPNYAPNEFKNSDGEAVGWDLELARALATALGLEPTVYDASFDNIVPSIRGGKFDIGASSFTDTVEREKQLDFVHYYDAGVQWAAPAESAVDPADACGLKVAVQATTYQDTTEIPEKSAACVAAGKPAIQKMLFDSQGNAINAVVLGQADAFSADSPVALYAISKLNGKLKPVGETFDVAPYGFAVAKGSGMAEAVQLALQGLVDDGSYGAILDAWGVGSGGLEQITINAAGASDASKG, translated from the coding sequence ATGCGCGCCCGCTTCGTTCTGCCGACTGTCTCCGCAGCGGTCTTGTTGCTCACCGGTTGTGTCGACAACTCGCTGCCCGAGATCACCGGGGCAGACGCACGGGTTGCCGCCGCCACCGTGAATGAGGCGGCCGCCGCGCTGCTGCCGCAGGATGTCGCCGACTCCGGTGTGCTCGCGATCGGCACGGCGCCCAACTACGCACCCAATGAGTTCAAGAACAGCGACGGCGAGGCGGTCGGCTGGGACCTCGAACTGGCGCGGGCGCTCGCCACGGCGCTCGGCCTGGAACCCACGGTCTACGACGCGAGCTTCGACAACATCGTCCCCTCCATCCGCGGCGGCAAATTCGACATCGGGGCGTCGTCGTTCACCGACACCGTCGAGCGCGAGAAGCAGCTCGATTTCGTGCACTATTACGACGCCGGCGTGCAGTGGGCGGCCCCGGCCGAGAGCGCCGTCGACCCGGCAGACGCGTGCGGGCTGAAGGTCGCGGTGCAGGCGACGACATACCAAGACACGACCGAGATCCCCGAGAAGAGCGCGGCCTGCGTCGCAGCGGGCAAGCCGGCGATCCAGAAGATGCTGTTCGACAGCCAGGGCAATGCGATCAACGCGGTCGTGCTCGGCCAGGCCGATGCGTTCAGCGCTGATTCCCCGGTGGCGCTGTACGCCATCTCCAAGCTGAACGGCAAGCTGAAGCCGGTGGGCGAGACGTTCGACGTCGCCCCATACGGCTTCGCCGTCGCGAAGGGATCCGGAATGGCCGAGGCCGTGCAGCTCGCGCTGCAGGGGCTGGTCGACGACGGAAGCTACGGTGCGATCCTGGACGCCTGGGGTGTCGGTTCTGGCGGCCTCGAGCAGATCACGATCAACGCGGCCGGGGCCAGCGACGCCTCGAAGGGTTAG
- a CDS encoding ABC transporter ATP-binding protein, with protein MTTNSATRSEPVVRVRGLEKRYGGLAAVDGVSFDINRGETFALLGPNGAGKSTTIEILEGYRTRSGGEVSVLGTDPGHGGLDWKARLGIVLQSTGETGNATVLEQLRHFAGFFPNPRRVDEVIAAVGLESKAKTRISKLSGGQRRRVDVALGIIGRPELLFLDEPTTGFDPESRRDFWTLIRQLKAEGTSILLTTHYLDEAAQLSDRAGVIAGGKLIEIGAIDEIGGADARVPVVRWRDSSGAPRSVQSEHPAATVAAITAELGGEPRELEVIRPSLEDIYLGLVRAHDAGSASSGTAASGTAQNTAPSTSTATATAQEVRS; from the coding sequence ATGACAACAAACAGTGCGACACGGAGCGAGCCGGTAGTACGGGTGCGCGGCCTGGAGAAGCGCTACGGCGGTCTCGCCGCCGTCGATGGGGTGAGCTTCGACATCAATCGCGGCGAGACCTTCGCCCTGCTCGGGCCGAACGGCGCAGGCAAATCGACGACGATCGAGATCCTCGAGGGGTACCGCACCCGCAGCGGCGGCGAAGTCAGCGTGCTCGGTACCGACCCCGGCCACGGCGGGCTCGACTGGAAGGCGCGGCTCGGCATCGTGCTGCAGTCCACCGGGGAGACCGGCAACGCCACCGTGCTCGAACAGCTGCGCCATTTCGCCGGATTCTTCCCGAACCCGCGCCGCGTCGACGAGGTGATCGCTGCCGTCGGACTCGAGTCCAAGGCGAAGACCCGGATCAGCAAGCTGAGCGGCGGCCAGCGCCGCCGCGTCGACGTCGCCCTCGGCATCATCGGCCGACCGGAACTGCTCTTCCTCGACGAGCCGACTACCGGCTTCGACCCGGAATCCCGCCGCGACTTCTGGACGCTGATCCGGCAGCTGAAGGCCGAGGGCACCAGCATCCTGCTCACCACCCACTACCTCGACGAGGCCGCACAGCTCAGCGACCGGGCCGGCGTCATCGCCGGCGGCAAGCTGATCGAGATCGGCGCCATCGACGAGATCGGCGGGGCGGATGCCCGGGTGCCGGTCGTGCGCTGGCGGGATTCCTCAGGGGCGCCACGCTCCGTGCAGAGCGAGCACCCGGCAGCCACCGTGGCCGCCATCACCGCGGAGCTCGGCGGCGAGCCGCGCGAGCTGGAGGTGATCCGGCCCAGCCTGGAAGACATCTACCTCGGGCTGGTGCGGGCCCACGACGCGGGCTCCGCATCATCCGGCACTGCGGCATCCGGTACCGCCCAGAACACCGCGCCATCCACCAGCACCGCAACCGCCACCGCCCAGGAGGTCCGCTCATGA